From the Candidatus Zixiibacteriota bacterium genome, one window contains:
- a CDS encoding class I SAM-dependent methyltransferase, translating to MNEAKEFSFGDSSVAHGYDSRLVPILFVPWADRLIEENQPWAGRSVLDLATGTGVVAQRLSEHVGPDGEVFGVDINGEMLSLAQKRCAGSTPAVEFIECSAHPLELTSDSLDFVVCQQGFQFFPDRGAAVGEIYRVLRGGGEVVATTWRPVAECQFFGAICRALEDIREPAIADMMRIPFDVMPGSELPPHFESAGFVNVQLDRQEMDLVLDGGIAQAIKVSYSTPIGPKLKELPDERQNQFRETFTGLLNELSPDGITMGRMVSNVVTAEKPTQRS from the coding sequence GAGTTTAGTTTTGGCGATTCCTCCGTCGCACACGGCTACGACAGCAGGCTGGTACCGATTCTCTTCGTGCCCTGGGCGGATCGCCTGATCGAGGAAAACCAACCGTGGGCAGGCCGAAGCGTTCTGGACCTGGCCACAGGAACCGGTGTGGTGGCGCAACGACTTTCGGAACATGTAGGTCCCGACGGCGAAGTGTTCGGGGTGGACATCAACGGCGAGATGCTTTCCTTAGCTCAGAAACGATGCGCCGGTTCAACACCGGCTGTTGAGTTTATTGAATGTTCCGCCCATCCTTTGGAACTCACCAGCGACTCGCTTGACTTCGTCGTCTGTCAACAGGGGTTCCAGTTTTTTCCGGACCGAGGCGCCGCCGTTGGGGAAATCTACAGGGTCCTGCGTGGGGGGGGAGAAGTCGTCGCTACAACCTGGCGCCCGGTGGCGGAGTGTCAGTTTTTCGGAGCCATTTGCAGAGCGCTGGAGGACATCAGGGAGCCTGCGATAGCCGACATGATGCGTATACCCTTTGATGTCATGCCGGGATCGGAACTGCCCCCTCACTTCGAGTCGGCTGGATTCGTAAATGTGCAGCTTGACCGACAAGAGATGGATTTGGTTCTCGACGGCGGAATTGCCCAGGCGATAAAAGTATCTTACTCCACACCGATTGGACCGAAACTCAAGGAACTGCCCGATGAACGACAGAACCAATTCCGAGAGACGTTTACCGGTCTTCTAAATGAGCTGAGTCCGGATGGAATTACAATGGGGCGTATGGTGTCCAATGTGGTTACGGCTGAGAAGCCGACACAACGTTCCTAA
- a CDS encoding SRPBCC domain-containing protein has translation MRVNDEPVVVEQTFNATVDTVWKAITEIDLMRQWYFENIPVFKAEVGFETQFNVTSEGRDFLHIWRVTEVVPLKKIAYTWKYDNYQGDAFVEFELFEQENSTKLRLTVNVLESFSEDVPEFTRESCIGGWEYFIGQRLKEYLEPSK, from the coding sequence ATGAGAGTGAATGATGAACCAGTTGTGGTAGAACAGACGTTTAACGCGACCGTTGACACCGTGTGGAAAGCAATTACCGAGATCGACCTGATGCGGCAGTGGTACTTTGAGAATATCCCGGTCTTCAAAGCCGAAGTGGGTTTTGAAACTCAATTCAATGTCACGAGTGAAGGCAGAGATTTCCTGCATATTTGGAGAGTTACTGAAGTGGTGCCGTTGAAAAAGATAGCATACACTTGGAAGTACGATAATTACCAGGGAGATGCCTTCGTTGAATTCGAGTTGTTCGAACAGGAGAACTCTACTAAGCTAAGGCTGACAGTCAATGTGCTGGAGAGCTTTTCTGAGGATGTTCCTGAATTCACAAGAGAGAGCTGCATCGGCGGTTGGGAGTATTTTATTGGTCAACGCCTGAAGGAGTACCTGGAGCCGTCCAAGTGA
- a CDS encoding cold shock and DUF1294 domain-containing protein, which yields MKGVVVYFNDEEEYGFIRSKDLDRDAHVHINSIRGKLPLSVGQSVEFEVEWKDKGPSAYNVVPGRHQISPVLLYAGIASLTILIATVGLTFRGWSELLAYLLSINVVTFILYGYDKYIAGRAGLRVPEIVLYLLAFLGGSPAVLAGQRIFRHKTIKRSFQFVYWTIVVLQVAVLIYSLTRGVSNQ from the coding sequence ATGAAGGGCGTTGTTGTCTATTTCAATGATGAAGAAGAGTACGGGTTCATACGCTCGAAGGACCTTGACAGGGATGCTCATGTCCATATCAACTCGATACGAGGCAAGTTGCCTCTTTCCGTCGGGCAGAGTGTTGAATTCGAGGTTGAATGGAAGGACAAAGGACCATCTGCCTACAATGTGGTTCCCGGAAGGCATCAGATATCTCCCGTCTTGCTGTACGCCGGCATTGCATCACTGACCATCCTGATCGCTACGGTAGGGCTGACTTTCCGCGGTTGGAGCGAACTACTTGCGTACTTGCTGTCGATCAATGTTGTCACATTCATACTGTACGGTTATGACAAATATATCGCCGGTAGGGCCGGTCTCAGAGTTCCGGAGATCGTTCTGTATTTACTCGCATTCCTTGGAGGTAGCCCAGCAGTACTTGCCGGGCAGAGGATATTTCGACACAAAACTATTAAGCGATCTTTTCAGTTTGTTTACTGGACTATAGTCGTACTCCAGGTAGCTGTTCTCATCTATAGTTTAACAAGAGGAGTCTCGAACCAATAG
- a CDS encoding aldo/keto reductase, which yields MVSRIGLASGYGVPAAAIEKAFHEYGVNYFYVSPMLNLSNMVEATRNLSASHRDELCIVLARPYLGGFGGLRLESFVERWLKKLKLDWVDLLLQDLRPPLSQRLTDRVDRLRDNGKVRFVGMSSHKRPLFGRVASGEAKAPADFFHVRYNAVHTGAEHDVFPHLPREDRPGIVIFTATCWRKLLKPKLMPAGHHPLTAADCYRFVLSHPDVNVCVTGPSTAAQMEDNLKVLNAGPLNDEDMDRVRRIGKHIYGKE from the coding sequence ATGGTCAGCCGGATCGGGTTAGCCTCAGGCTATGGCGTACCCGCCGCCGCCATCGAGAAGGCGTTTCACGAGTACGGCGTCAACTACTTCTACGTTTCCCCCATGCTCAACCTGAGCAACATGGTGGAGGCCACCCGCAACCTGTCCGCCAGCCATCGTGATGAGCTGTGTATCGTGCTGGCTCGGCCGTATCTCGGCGGTTTCGGGGGGCTCCGTCTGGAGAGCTTCGTCGAGCGCTGGTTGAAGAAGCTCAAACTCGACTGGGTTGATCTACTGTTACAAGACCTGCGACCGCCCCTGAGCCAAAGGCTCACCGACCGAGTAGACCGACTCAGAGACAACGGCAAAGTACGCTTCGTGGGCATGTCCAGCCACAAGCGGCCTCTCTTCGGCAGGGTCGCCAGCGGAGAGGCGAAGGCACCGGCGGACTTTTTTCACGTTCGCTATAACGCCGTGCACACAGGGGCCGAGCATGATGTCTTTCCACACCTGCCACGGGAAGACCGTCCGGGGATCGTGATCTTCACCGCCACCTGCTGGCGCAAGCTGCTCAAACCCAAACTCATGCCGGCCGGCCATCACCCGTTGACCGCTGCCGACTGCTACCGCTTCGTTCTCTCCCATCCCGACGTGAACGTCTGTGTCACCGGCCCCTCCACCGCAGCGCAGATGGAGGACAACCTCAAGGTGCTAAACGCAGGGCCCCTTAACGACGAGGACATGGACCGCGTCCGACGCATCGGCAAGCACATCTACGGGAAGGAGTAG